In Sebastes umbrosus isolate fSebUmb1 chromosome 7, fSebUmb1.pri, whole genome shotgun sequence, the sequence atgttgcttttaagttccgctttcagttttacaacgtagcagacgtagtaggcccctactgacccacatctatgatgcttatagtGAGCGTTAACGCCCTTTTAATGGCCTGATATCAAACAGCACCTTAAGaaaatgcttttttcttttacattgtTATTAATCCAGATATCAGGTGAGGATTAAAACGAATTAATCTGACAGTTAATCGACACCCTACAAGTGCAGCTCATGTTAGTAATCATTATTTTAGACAACATTTTCAAATCACTGGCAAGCAGACATCAGTGTGTCCGTAAACTTTTGATAAACCTacctgttcttcttcttcctcctctgcatggGCCTGCTAACAGAAGAGATAAGATAGTATTAGAGATATCAGACTGTGCATACAGTACAAATACATAACCTATACTGTATAGTCATACTGAAACACAACAGCACCCACAGATCAGGCTTATTGAACCAGACAAAGTGGGGTGTTTATGGGATTGGATATGCAGTGAAATGCGGGATGGAAGACAAGTGGTCATCAGCAAAAATACACagacacattgagggaaaaagaaaaacagacaaaacccATAAAAAGTTGCAGAAATACAACAGTGAAGAGGTTAAGTGTCCAATGGTGCTGAATAAACGGTGAACAGGAACAGTGAAGAGGAACGTTGCACATTTttggtaaataaataactctGAAAGAGACTTGACGACGAGGAGATGCAGTACGAGGACGACAGGCACTTCAAAAGGAGGCAAGAGAAGgacattaaagggacagtgaaGGAAGGAAAACCAGAGCATTCCAGGAATGATGGGAAGGAGGAGAAGACAATCAATTCAAAACATtcaagggatggagggagaggcaAAACTACAGGAGGTCGGATTGTAGTCGAGTGGCAATTACTGTGTCTCCTGTGACCTCGTctgtttcttcctcctcctcctcgtctgcGGGGGCCTCGTCTCCTGCTGTTTCTCCTTCCGTGGCTTCATCATCtgctacctcctcctcctcctcgccaccctcaccttcctcctcctcatcagctgcctgctcctcctcctcctcctctccgtgtGCATTCCCGTTGCGCTCCTCCACTGGAACCTCCTTATTGTGAGGTGAAAACAACAACTGGTGATCAAGGAAAACAAatgatgtgataaaaaaaaaagagaatattaATGGGATAGATGTTCAGGCACTGCTTCAACAGCACAAAGACGGTCAGCTCATCAGTTGGAGAGGTTCAAAAACTTAAATAGGTGTTAGACAATCCTGGGAACAAAGTGGAGGAGGGGTAGAAGTAGTAGCAGTTAAAAGGATGGAGACATGTCAGTACTTCCTTTATGAAAATCAAAAGTTTGGAATGATGCATCATGGAttgaagacacaggggagaatCAGTCATGTGCCAGATTATTACAGATAAAACAAACacgatataacatgttaattagagagctttagaggtgctggtaggtcaggttttgttatctttggacagagccagactagctgtttccactcattttcagtctttgtgctaagctaaactaaccagttgctggctgtagcttctcATTTACCTTACAGACATTAAAGTGGtgcatcattatttatttatttcatctctCAGCGTatgagtgtatttcccaaaacgtTGAGCAGTAAAAGCACGGGGGCAACTGAACTCCAGCTGGAAAGAAAATGAACTCAGTTTGCACTTGCTCATGCAGCACTGCATTGTAGCCTGTGGGCAAAAGACAGATCACAGGTTCGGCTGAGCAGAACTCTTCAGTGGTGTTTTTAGCTAAATTACTTTAAATCCTAAAGTAGAAAATCCATGGATTAAAATCTTGCTTATGAGGAATGTTTGCTTATATCCTGGACTAACCTTACTTCAATATTATTCCATTTTAAAGATGGTTAATGCAGAATTTCCAAactttgaattagggctgtcaatcgattaaaatattaatcgcatgattgtccatgattaattgcaaattaatcacacattttttatctgttgagtggacaaatatgcttgctttatacaaatgtatgcatatatttattattggaaatcaattgccaacacaaaacaatgacaaatattgtccagaaaccctcacaggtactgcatttagcataaaacaatatgctcaaatcataacatggcaaactgcagcccaacaggcaacaacagctgtcagtgtgtcagtgtgctgacttgactatgacttgccccaaaactgcatgtgattatcataaagtgggcatgtctgtaaaggagagactcgtgggtactcatagaacccattttcatccacttatcttaaggtcagaggtcaaaggacccctttgaaaatgtccttttttttcctcgccaaaattttgcgtaagtttggagcattatttagtctcctttctAACAAACTGACATTACATAGTTGGtattaatggattccttaagttttctagtttcatatgatgccagtattttcactctagctttaaaactgagctcgctacaacctaaaaatggcaagttgtGTTTAGGCGTTTTTGTGGTGttaaaaacgaatttgcgtcaaCGGGTTATTATCACGtttattttgacagccctaatttaaatgtaGAAAGTGAATGTGTTCTTTGTTATCTTGTAATCTAATCtgcattgtagtgaaactgaggACCCGCAGGGATTTTCATTTGGGAGGAAAATTGTTAGAAAGTCACTGGAATCAAGAAGTATAAAAGATACAAAATGCTTCTTTAAAAATATGCATTGAACAAAACCACAAAACGTTGAATTTAACAATGCAAATACTCCTCTTTGTAAATAACTAATTGTAGACAGGATTATGGGAACATGATGCTTGGCAGTCCCAACACAGTGTTATTATGATAACTCAGTATATTGTGTTAATGTGAACTGAAACTTCATGCAGAACACAAAGAGATTAGTCAATGTGATGACCGGgacagaggggaggagaggaaattaAGAGTCGGCTCAAGTCGACAGGTATGGACAGAAGTTACACTGGGTGGAAAGGAAAAGTTAAGACAAggttaaaagaaaacatgaggGGAAAAATGAAAGTATCGACGGCATTACTATTGAGTCATCAACGTTCCCCTCTGCATTAGTTTCCTCAGCATGGGTCCCGTTCTCAACAATGTGCGCCTTATCGTCCTTTCCTGCTTCCTGTTTCAATGAAATGATCAGATTTAATATAAGCACATCACACAGAATCAGGGCTTGAAATGAACCATTTAGATCACCAGCCAATATGTCCTCTACGTTTTGAAGTTACAACCACTCTGAATATTGTCAAATCaaaatggttttgttttgttttttcaaatggaaactcACTCAGTCGGAACTGAAATGGTTAGTTCAGATTTGTTTAAGTTAAGTTgagttgtatgtatactcctgtgttctgcgaggtaaaatgactgcttttgtgaatgtggtctggtcgctttgaagagagcgatttAACGGCGTCaacctttccgacggggaactgaagccgtctccatcttcaaaaccaccagactccattaaaaaaaaagtaattttaccgATCGGTGAGGTAGTTTGTGTTATGGTGTGACTTTTGcacattttgacgctaaaacatacatactttgaccaaaatttgaacgTTCGGATTttaatacataaggaacaccactgggcaCCACTGGTATTGCTTGAAAATGCTtgtgcagcattctggatcTGGTTTAAATTAGTTTTGCTGTCTTGTAAGCCCATGTGGGCTGTATGCGAGATGTATGCATGACACagtaataaaaatgtcatcttcATATATTTGTCAGGTGTTCTCTTCAAGTGCTGTGCAGGGCTTTAAAATTGTTTATGATTGCTTGATTAATTCTGATGATTGCACAGCTTTAATGGTTCTAGTGAGATTTTTGCCTACGTTGTTGTATTGTTCTAGTACTTAAAATcctaaaggaatatcttatctgaCTGATGTTATTCACTACAAACAGCTCAAGGATGTGATTTAGTGCAGAAAGTCAAACCATAATGTATTCTACTAAGTTTTAAACATGCTAAAGGACAATATATTTTAGCTCTTtgaataaacataaaaacacaatcgATTCACAGTCTGGAATAGGGATGAAAGAAATTAGATTATTTTGTttagaagttgttgtttttgtccacaGTAGAAGACAGAAAATAGTTCCAACCTTTgagccaggaggaggaggcagccccAGGAAGGCGTACACCATGTTGTCCTCCTTGGCATCAAAGAATGTTTCGTAGTCCtgcatgaaaacaaaagaaaaaaacgttcTCCAACAATTCATCACATCTTCTATTCCTACTGACTCATCATGTGTGGAGCAGGTCTGAACAGTGTAGTAAttgcatatactgtaaattcTATGTGTTTTAACCAGAACAGAGGATAATCAATAACAGGTCCTCTGATAATAGCACTTTACTCTTTTCTTTACTGTACACCTGCCCGTATTAAagtaaagggatagtttgggtgttttgaagtggggttgtatgaggtacttatccatagtcagtgtataaccTACAGTAGATAACGGTCGGCAGACAGGACTTAAAGCATtaaagcaaagcaatgtgctgctgtgaatggggccggcagcaaaacgtattttaacaacctaaaagaaagacctacctaaaaaaaatcaatatcagtttaagtgtacgctatatttagaatattttcaccggttcATCTTGCcttcagacagctatacagtttatgtttccaacgaggaactgaagccgttatctttgctctcgccaaagcaaccagactccgttgaaaaaaaacagtaatgttACCTCGCAggacacgggagttgctggtcaccaatcgaggcagcggtagaccagcaacccccgtgttctgcgaggtaaaattacagttttttttcaatggagtctggtggctttggcgagagcatggatggatacaacggcttcagttccccgtcggaaagggctgtctgacaggaAGATAAAGCGGTGGAAATACTCTGAATATACCATAaatttaaactgatttttttaggtgagcctttctttaggtaactaaaatacgttttgctgccggccccgtccacagcagtacattgctttggttccgtgcggtaactgCTGTTTCTCCGAACTGGGGgcatgctgaccgtcatctactctaggtaatacactgactatggataggTACCTCGTacaacccacttcaaaacacctgaactatccctttaatgacgAGTCTTTGCTGTGAGAATGTTTCTGTGTATGTACCCCACAGTAGCCCTCTTCATTGAAGATCTGAGGGGGCAGGGGGATGCCGTTGGCGGGCTTCTTCTCCTCAGGGACGTTCTTCCTCATCCACATGCGGTTGTCCTCGTTGCAGGCGATGTCCAGCTGAGTGTAGTCCACTTTAAGAGCCTCCAGGAAGCCGACCACATCTTGCTGCTTCTTCTTGATCTGGGaggcagaaaaataaataacataagaAAATCAACACAGGTTGCACAGcgtaatatttttaatttcaaagATTGAAAATTGCGGTGTTCTTGTGTTTCTCCCAGAATAATAAGTgtcatttataatatataataacaccGTGGGCTGTGTCACATCCTTTGTCGGTCCCCTGTCCTACcaaataaacatataaaccCGATGCTCAAACaattacaaaatattaaattagtcattgaagtcatttatcaagcacaAATGCCCGGATATATAtcactgtatataatatatcactgcaaatggaatatctttgtgttttggactgttgtaggactgcaactaaccatgttttcattgtcgattaatctgttgattattttctcgattaatcgattagttgtttgatctataaaatgtcaggaaatggaGTAAATGAAGCCcaaattttttgttttgtccacaactcaaagatattcagtttactgtcatagaggagtaaataaaccagaaactattcacatttaagaagctggaatcagagaatttacttttttttaatcttaaaaaaattattcaaactgattaattgattatcaaaatagttggtgaataattaaatagttgacaactaatcaattaatcgttctcgtaatatttcaacttttttctcgtaaacttctgagttttttctcatagtattatgactttattctcgtaatattacaactttttttctcgttaagttatgacttcattctcgtaatattacgacttttttctcgtaagtttctgactttattctcgtaaacttctgagttttttctcataatattatgactttattctcataatattacaactttttttctcgttaagttatgacttcattcttgtaatattaagattttttgtcttgtaaacttctgactttattctcgaaatctcagatttgttttccctcaatgtggccctaatactccatagtacatttgctctttggccctcactgcatcagacttatatactatatacttagactgtaaactgtgttaccttcatcacacacagctgtgaGACAACACTGCTAGCCAACTGGGCCACCATGCCACCTCCAGGACTGGCTCAAACTGCTTATTTAGCTTTTACTAAAAGTAGATCTAAGGAGATGAATTCACACCTAACATGCTGTGGTTATCACCCCACCTAGTGTTTAAACACTTATATCTGGTCACAAGTAGTCTGAAAAGTGTTTATTATAGGGGCAAAATCTCCACTAACACCGGGTATGTGGTCTCTATATCGGGGTCTGTGTCATGCAAAGCTTTGTGGAGCTCCTGTTCTAGAAAGATCTGCATCGACTTCTTGTGAGATATAAAGTATTGAAGCACAGCTGCAGCATCAATCTGAGCACACATCAAGTCATAAACATGCCAATATGCGTTACGTATGCGAAATCACAGGCATGCATTTTGTTGTTTAGCGCTGTTGAATCAGAGTTAGTGAAAGTTTAAGGAGTAAACTACTGATAGTAAATGAGTCTGGATGCTTACCGCAGTGGATCCCGATGAGGTGGCAAGATATACTTTGATAACCATTTTTGTTTCAATATATTTAGTGGAGTATAGGCTGTGCAACAAGTAGAGGCTCTTAAAGGAGCAGGCGGCCTCCTCTATTATTAGAGAGACATAGCActgagatcacacacacacacacacacactgctgcagggTCTATTTGTGTCTCCAGGCTCCATTAGTGCAGGATAGGCTGGTTGGCCCTCTAGAGGCGCAGCAACATCACAGACTGATTGGCAACTTCAGCTGTCTGTCGGCTGCAGGGGACAGTGAAGTTCAGCTCCGGCTCTCTGCTGAGTGCATATATGGACAGAAATAGCACTGACCAGCACTATAGGCTGTCAGCCTTTGGTTTCCAAAAGCAACAACTCTACTCGGGCCCGTTTAGGGTCCTTGAATAGCAGACaattaaagatcccatattattaaaaaaaagtgagattttcatgtttctttttattataaagcaggtttaaagggactgtttgtaagaatcagaattgcttgttaacagcgacacctgtggccgttaagtcaacgaaagttgggctcgcgcttgctcgctctacatagcaatgaacgagcatcgctcaaaacagtgaggcgacacacgtcagataaaaccacaatatcactctatatttcacctgcttggcagtaatgttagctgaccagacgaaggtctctccatgaatcaatgctgatcttggtgttggcttttcccCCCAACAGCACCCGATCGGAGACGATAaggtttctcgctgcggagccccgtcacttcagaagacacagaaaacctctgttggtctggaggagctgcagcatttatttctgcacaaacgtccactgtacgtTCACTAggtattctcagagctaaactaactcttctgcagtgtgcgcgcatgcacgtgaggtggagcgagctgagtgaaggcaagcaggcagaggagcagaggagcagagactccggccctggagaccaaagctacggtctcctccgcgtactacgaccgcggccaacactgttttgcaagacgggcttcactatacaattctgttgcaattccgtcaaaatgcgctaaaactgagtttttcagacagagggtaaatacaggcatgttcaggctgacagtatgaggaagataaagtttttttttaacattacagcatgtaaacatgtcttagtggaaacacaaaatacaagtatgaatctgaaaatgggcataatatgggacctttaaggtctatatattttttatatatatatatacattgaatattgcaacttttttatagacctttttcaaacttgacaacataaacatattaAATGGTTTGAATTTCCAGTTCCAATGTTTGTtgatgcagtagctgacaggaaataaacttggacCGAAGCTGTTGccctataatatattttttatataaatattttgaatattgCAACTTTTCTATAGACCTTtccaaacttgacaacataaacatattaaaaatggtaaaataaaaaaattccaGTGCCAATGTTTGTCGATGCAGTcttacaggaagtaaacttggacgaAGCTGTtgcccatatatatatatatatatatattgaatattGCAACTTtcctatagaccttttcaagcTTGACAACATAACAGTTTAAATGGTTTTGTATTTCCAGTTCCAATGTGTGTtgatgcagtagctgacaggaagtaaacttggaccgaAGCTGTTACCCTAGCAACAGAACGGCAATTAAATAGTCAGTCATGCTTTGGTTAACAAACGCAGACACTCGGGCCGTTTAGggtcattatatatatatatatatatatatatatatattttttttttttttttttaatatatttttaatataattttatattgcAACTTTTCTATAAGAAGTGTTTCCCTTTGAGGGTTTTTTGCAGTTGTCCCGCTGGTTACCGTGACAACGTCTTTACAAGAAGGCCCCTAGCAACCAATGGAAGATTAATTTATCGTTATAGCCTCTATCTAGCTAAATATTTACAACCTGTACCTTCAGTAGTGTGAACCAGGAGAGAAAGAGCAAGGTTATTTGCAAGAAAAAGGTATGATGCTCTTATAGTTCCTTAccataagtttattcaagtgtgctattagtatacttcttcttaacttaaaataagagactTTCAGTTGACTTTTTATGTAGCTACTTATCAGACATATGCCtaacaaaagtatacaaaagtatacttggctcatacttacaagtatacagaaatggttaagtatacttggtttattggcctacttgtacttaatcttttgattgagatatacttattcatttatttttttgttatattgtatagtcttaaattgtgcaaaatacataaacataaacattaaagTGTGGCTACATTAATTAAATTGTGAAAGAACAATATTCCTAAAGTTAATAGTGGAGGAGGCTATTTTATTCGCCTCAGATTAGTTTATAGGAACCAAAGAGAAAAGTTTTTGTTATCAAACTAATCAGGGATTATGCATACAGGCATACAGTTTTATTTACCTCAGAAAAGCACTTTATGTTGGTTTATTAACCTCTAAAGctttgtatattgttttaacTTGTAACTTATCTCCTCCTTAATTTTTTACTTTGTGTAAGttcactgtttttcttaaaTTGTTCTTCTTTACTCAGAGAGGAGAAGCCTATTAACCCTGTAAAGCCCAAAGTAATCCTCAACCTATTTACACATTAAACTAAATTCACACAATACTGTCTGGCTATAGCCTATTGGGATCTCTACTTATCATACTAAAGGGACAATAGGACCCACTGACTATGTAAATGTTGTCTTTGTGTAATGTTGCCACTGTAGGCCTTACGGGGACGTGATGTGTGAGAGGCAGCAGAGGCTGATGCAGCAGGCCTTTGCTCTCAAGGAGGGTGATGGTGATGCTTGGAGTTCCACTGACACCTCACCGTGGTCCACTCCCTCCAGTCTGCACCGTGGCTTTAATAGTCCATACTACTCATCTGATTTTGAAGACCAGGCGGACTCACTTACAGTAGTCAAGACATCAGACAAGTCGCGGGGATCAAACACAAgtggaagaaaaaaaggcattttatttAACATGATTTACTATCTGTGTAGTTGGACTTGTGTTGTTTATATGTAAACATATTGGATGCAGTTCACACTTCATGAGTTTTATATTCTTCAAGGGCCCCACAAGCAGAAGACAAACCACACTGCAAACCTCCAAGTCCCGAAGTTGCCTGCGATCAAGCCCCTGCAGGTTTCAAAGCCGGGGATCCAGTCTGCCAACGTGAACTGCGTCAGGGTGCTGAAGAGCCAGGTGTGggatctgcagcagcagctgagcaaAGCCAGGACTGAGAACAAGCTGCTGAAGACGGTCCAGCATCGCCACACGGTGGCACTGCAGCACTTCCAAGACTCTGAGGGCAGCCTCTCACAGGTTGGTTGGTTTTGTCCCTTTGCTATCACTGCTCAGATTTGAATCATTGCCACAAATGTTGTAAgggcttttaaagctagagagaagatactggtatcatatgaaactagaaaatctaaggaatccatttataccaaccatggcatactagcttgtcgcaaaggaggttaaataacgctccaaacatacacaatataaattttggcgaggaaaaactggcacggccattttcaaaggggtcccttgacctctgacctcaagatatgcgaatgaaaatgggttctattagtatccacgagtctcccctttacagacatgcccactttatgataatcacatgcagtttggggcaagtcatagtcaagtcagcacactgacacactgacagctgttgttgcctgttggacttgagttttccatgttatgatttgatcatattatttgtgctaaatgcagtacctgtgagggtttctgtacaatatttgtcattgttttgtgctgttaattgatttccaacaataaatatatacatacatttgcataaagcagcatatttgcccactcacaggttgataagagtataaaatactcGTCAAATcgccctttaaggttcattttgaacaaataaaaaatatgcgattaactatggacaatcatgcaattaatcgcgattaaacattttaattgacagccctagttaaaatatACCAGAGTgagcaaaatatacaaaatagaaAACATATGCAAAATAGTAAATTTAAACATATAGAAGACAGTAAATATGGTTAAAATTGAGGTAAAAAGTAAAGAGTGTAGATAAAGTGGCAACAGTATATAACAGTAAATAAATGGCAGTATTTCTGGTATATATACATAGGTGAATGTACTTGAGAATATTGTCCTTAAAGGGGTTTATTGTTCATTGTTCAAGGCTCTTCCTGTGGGAAGAAACTCTTCCTCAGTCTTTCAGTGTGTGATTTGGGGAGTGGGGGggatttttgcctttatttgacagtgtaGAGACATAGAGACTGGGTAGGGGGAAAAGAGAGGGGTCCCAAGGCTGGAATTGAACCTGTGACCTAGCGGTGATGTGGCATGCGCTGTAATCAATTGGTTACGAAGGTGCTCCAATAACAGCAATTTTCTAATCATTCCTCTTGATGCCATCCCTATCCCCAGATCATCACCAAGCACAGCAACGAGACCCGAGCCCTGCGGAGGTTGCTCCGTGAGACCCGCGCCTGTCGTGACAATCTGGCGAGCCAGCTACAAACCACAGAAAATAAGTTGTTAAGCACAAAGGCCAGCCTCCGGCGCCTACAGCTACTCAGCCAGAACAAGAGCCTGCTGGAGAGGGAGGAACTCACCGTCAGGCTGACCAGGGCCTCTCCAGAGCTGGAGGACAAGGAcaagaagatactggtatggACTGGAGGGGAGCAGGAGGGTGGGATGGTGGTGGGTGAGACTGTTCAGAGTAAGTGTGTGGGAGCAGCACCCGTGGTCACAGCCTAAAAATGGAGATTATATTTTACACCACTAcactgtagatataaatgggAACGTGATTTTTTATGATTTCCTTTGTTCGCTTTCCACTGTAACGCTGTATTCTAGGACTTGGAGAAGCATCTTGAGTTGTGCCAAGCCTCATTCAATCGCCAAATAGTCACTGAGCAAAGAAAGATCAAAGAGGCGAGAAAGATATCCTGCTCTCTGCTAGAGCAAATATGTCAGCTAAATGAGGAAATTAAAGTAAGTTGAAAAGAACTGTTTCTTTACAGCATTAGCCATGTCCTAGTCCTTGTTAACATACAGCATTGTTTATTGTGCAAGCTTCTGTCTTGAGGGATGGTAGCACTTCCACAGGGGTTTGTATCCCATAATGACAATGTTTCGCATATCCCATTTGCCGTCAGACTAAGCATTTGTTAGAGAATTTGGTTAAGATGTTTGGATCAATATTTTCCACACACGATTGCCCATTAGTGAACCATACTGAGGGCTTAATacttgtgtttgatggtgtAATGTGCTCTCCAATGACACTGAGAAAAACACAAGTTCTATGCAAGCATTTTCCAGGTGTAGATTTCAAAATATCttaacatttaaatgatatttTAAACTGTCACATGGTTGCATTAGCTGCACATGTAAGAGAGATATCAGACTATGCATACAGTGCATCTTTTGTTTCCCCTTTACAGGATAGAGACAGAGAATtggaaaaacacaatatttactACCACAGATTCCTAAAAGGATCTTCCAAAAAAGGTATACAAATATGACTCTACCTCAGTTTGGCTGTATCTAATTTGTTGTGGGTTTTGTCTGAACGTCTTTTCTGATTTACAGGCAGTGAAAACAAAATGGTTCAAACAGACGCATTTGTCCTTCTCCCCACTGAGGCGGCAAATCTTTTGGAGTTTGGATATACAGAGACTGAGGAGAGGCTGGAAAAGCAGGAGAGCTCCGTGAACTGGGTATGATTCAAATAGTGTGTGGTGTATTTTCAGGGTTTTTTGTACCTGTTTTTCCACTCGTTTGCCTACATTTACCTGAATTTAATTGTTGGAAAAGAACCTTTGCCAACAATTACAGCGTTACAGAAGAAGCGAACAAAGGAAATCATAAAAATCACGTTCCCATTTATTGGTGTAAAATATAATCTCCATTTTTAGGCTGTGACCATGGATGTTGCTCCCGCACACTTATTCCGAACAGTCTCACCCACCATCATCCCACCCTCCTGCTCCCCTCCAGTCCATACCAGTATCCTCTTGTCCTCATCCTCCAGCTCTGCAGAGTCCCTGGTCAGCCTGACGGTGAGTTCCTCCCTCTCCAatttttcagacaaaaaaacatacatgctTTTGTATCATCAAACCTGGACTACTATATCTCTCTTTTTACCTGTTTAAAATCCCACAGCCAGATTATTACCTGAATCTAGGAGGTCCTGTCATATCACTCCAGTTTTAGCATCACTGCACTGGTTGCCCATTACGtttagaatacattttaaaactttatttattacctaCAAGGCCATCCATGGTCTGGCACCAGATTATATCAAAGAATGTTATGCCTCCTTAAGCCTCACTTTTACTAGATGGCCTACACTTAAcaatgttttctcttttcactATCGCATCACTTCACATTTCCTCTTTATATTACTATTTTATGGTGTTCTATTTCAACTT encodes:
- the sh3bgr gene encoding SH3 domain-binding glutamic acid-rich protein isoform X9, which encodes MVIKVYLATSSGSTAIKKKQQDVVGFLEALKVDYTQLDIACNEDNRMWMRKNVPEEKKPANGIPLPPQIFNEEGYCGDYETFFDAKEDNMVYAFLGLPPPPGSKQAHAEEEEEEQEEEAE